One segment of Strix aluco isolate bStrAlu1 chromosome 4, bStrAlu1.hap1, whole genome shotgun sequence DNA contains the following:
- the LIN52 gene encoding protein lin-52 homolog isoform X3 translates to MAAPADGADLEASLLSFEKLDRASPDLWPEQLPGVAEFAASFKSPITSSPPKWMAELENDDIDMLKELGSLTTANLMEKVRGLQNLAYQLGLDEL, encoded by the exons ATGGCGGCTCCCGCGGACG GTGCTGACCTGGAGGCCTCGCTGCTGAGCTTTGAGAAGCTGGACCGCGCCTCCCCGGACCTGTGGCCCGAGCAGT tgcccGGGGTTGCCGAGTTCGCCGCCTCCTTCAAAAGC cctATTACAAGTTCTCCTCCCAAGTGGATGGCTGAATTAGAAAATGATGATATTGATATGTTAAAGG AGTTGGGGAGCCTCACTACAGCTAACTTGATGGAAAAAGTTCGTGGCCTGCAGAACCTGGCTTATCAGCTGGGACTGGATGAAT